The DNA region atattatgtaaattttatgggataaaaaaaaaaaaaaaaaaaaaaaaaagaaaaaaatgtatttcTGATATTCAACTATATTCTTATTCAATAACTTTTAAacatattctttttatttactaatacattttatttaatatataatatttctataatGTGTAcccattttttttttttttttttgatgGAATGcttaatttatatttattcaaatatataaaattttgaatttatattttgtgtcgttaaaatattaaaaatataattaaatattaaaatggTCGTCAttaaaatacataatatatttaatcCTTCAATGAAACACGGCATAATTTATTGGcgtatatatatatataaatatacttTCTTTCTATGAATTTTAAAATGctttaatttattatttattatttattttattttattttatttatttttttttttttctatgtacatataaaatgGAAAGAATATAACTTGTATACAATTCCTATTAAtgtttaaatattttattgttttgtattaaatagcactaatatttattatataaaatcaaaattagatttaagataaaaaataaaaaagaaaaaaaagcataaattatacatatatatttaatatatatatatatatatattatagataataaaaaatgtgGTAAAAAATAACTTATAACAAATTACTATTAATGTTCAAATGAAAGTAAAAAAAGGTAtgtgttatatatatatatatatatatatatataatattgcACATAAGGAAAATGTAAAATTATGAGGAAAATACaccaaaaaaataaagcacataaaatatatatatatatatatatatatatatatatatatatgtattcaTTTATGTATAACCATTTTAATATCATCAATCATCAAAGCttgtaatattttaaataataaaatgtgttaaaaaaaaaaaaaaaaacctTAGAGATACTATAGTATTCATTTCTATATGTTTGGTACATAATGTGTATGtgtaaatattaatatatattttgatattattGTAATAGAGCTTTTTCTTGCTGTTCtaatttttctatatcTTGTTTATCCTTATCTAATTGTCCAAGTGCATTCAATTCCTCATctacatttattttattttcctGAGAATATTCTTCAATTTTATCTTCGAAACTGTTATATAATCTATTTATAATTGGTTGTGCTATATCCTTTGATTGTTGATCTAGTTTCTGAGTAGCTTCTAATGTTTTCTGTTTCCATTTGTTTAAATTCTTTCTTATAAATTGAACAGCTAATGGAATGACTAAGCTTTTTAAAAGTATGCTAAAGAAATGTCTAAGTTTTCCTTTATGTTTGTGATATAAACTAAGAAGCTTTTCCTTTGCCTTTGATCCAAgtttctttaatttttgtcCAAATTTActatttttaaatttgtCCTTTAATTTTCTAATAAATTCAGTTTGTATAAGTGCAAGATTTTTACCTTCATATGCGCTTGCATCAAAGATATCAGCATCATCctataaagaaaaaataaaataaaataaaatactCAACACAATTGAATTAAAGCAAATATATGTATCTATTGCATAAGTGAATTTAcaatatatgtataaacATAAGTATCATTCTCGAACCTCTAATAGAATCATGAATTTTTCCAAGTCTTTGCTATTTGATAAGTCATCTTCTAATTTGTTAACAACTTTTGTAGATACAATGTCTATAAATGAGTTTAAATGACTATGCCATAATTCACCAACTTTATTGGAAAGTGTGTCTCCAACTgcaataaaaaaaaaaaaaaaaaaaaaaaatataaatataaataaataaataaataaatatatatatatatatatatatatatatatatatatgttccATTCCTATACGTTATAGTTTTACatattgtaaatatatatattaatatatatacacatttatatataacataatGCAGTTAATATTACTTTCAATATAATTTAAGGGAGCATTATTTACAGAATGAAGTTGTATAGAACTTATAGGGAGAACTATTGCTATCAAGAGGGCAATACAATACGtaattttattcattttgttcTATTTAAGTAGTACAtacacacacatatatacGAAATGAAATCTTCAGTTGAAAAGTTAaacttttatatttttgaagaacaaaattttacaaaatgtttcttattttatcaGTGTGTAAAAATCatgaaaaataatgattaaataaaatgtagaaaaataaagaaatatataaatattattaaaaaaaaaaaataataataaaataaatgttcGAAGAAGTAATTAAACAAATTGgaaatatgtataaaaaaaaataataataataaaataaaacatgTTAATAACCATTTGATATCAAAGTTTTCAAAGCAAGCTAAAAAAATGTgtgaaaatgaaaaaggaaaaaaaaagacattttcattatttaaagaataatcaaaaaaaaaaaaaaaaaaaaaaaaaatgaacacttaagaataaaataactGTAAATTTGAGCTATTTATGtgtcattttttttttttttttttttttttttaaactattgtatttatatgtagttatattaattaataattaacagtcatatatgaacattcagattttttttcatttcatgtacatatattgagcttaaaaaagaaaataatatatgaacatgttaataataaagcATGTAGCTAGCTATTTGTAGAAACaatgttatataatacaagaacattatatttgaatgaatatataaaatagtacaatattaaataaaattaaaaagaaagaaaaaaaaaaaaaaaaaaaaaaaaaaaacctGAATGTTTTCAATTAGTTAATTAAAGTATgaatatgttttatttttattttgtgCATGTCATATttaatcataatatttataataagaCTATTGTTTAAAATGATCAAGATATGACATACACACAAGGATGATGTGTATAGGTAACTGTCTACATACAGACATTggaataaaaataatatatatattatatatataggtacacatatttatacataatattatagactttatttatttatttattttttttttttttttcataaaaatattacttCATTATGAGTAATGCTCATCAAgttaaatattatgttgttttatattaattatttgtTCTGTCATTACAATAATGTCATAAAATTACATGCATTGCAAATgacaaaaataaaattatcatttatttattattatttttttttattttgtatgTATTATAGTATGAGATAAAAGTTATATTAAGCAATAAGGTTAcacattaaaaaaaaggaaaaaaaaaaaaagaaaaaaatagtataatatatacatatatatatatataatattattctcctttttttttatttcaataATTAAAGCATATTCCGTGTCttttattcaaatataaatacgaaaaaataataacaaaaaaaaaaaaaaaaatttctattgcttttttttttttttttttttctcctGAATTCTCATATAAAATAGTCTATGTGATTAATAAATTTCTTTTTGGATATACACATTGTTTGTGTCTAAAATGATGAAATTGGACGAATTTGGATGTATACGTAAAATGgttacataaaaatattaaggagtattattattatataaggGTTAATACCAAATTCACGAATAAATTAGTATTAttagaaaatgaaaatatatattattacttttctatatactttttttttttttttttttttttttttttttctagTTTTTTAgttaatatgtatatttatatatataaatatgacataatatattaatatatatataacaaagATAATGTCTAATTATATTTAACTTGAATttgaaattttttattttaattcttGATAAATAACATCTTTTTCCATTCCACTTAGAAAATTGTTccataatataaatttaattattctttatttataatatatgaatcataattaaatgtatgtttttattatttttatttttaatatacaaTTAGTTTAgaatacaaaatataatatagtatatttaataatattccccttataaaaaaatattcataaataagtaaaaaaatataaataaatttgtatatttttaatactTCACACGTAAATATCACattaagaataaaaaaagaataataataaataaaataatatataaaaatgttatttaatttaatttaattttattttatttttttattattttgatatttCTCATTTTGTGCACTgaaaaatgtaatatatataatatatatatatataataatatatacaggtttgaattaaaaaatatatcttaaaattctttgaaaataaaaatttttagTTTAATATACTTCCTTTTct from Plasmodium gaboni strain SY75 chromosome 14, whole genome shotgun sequence includes:
- a CDS encoding putative gamete egress and sporozoite traversal protein, whose translation is MNKITYCIALLIAIVLPISSIQLHSVNNAPLNYIEIGDTLSNKVGELWHSHLNSFIDIVSTKVVNKLEDDLSNSKDLEKFMILLEDDADIFDASAYEGKNLALIQTEFIRKLKDKFKNSKFGQKLKKLGSKAKEKLLSLYHKHKGKLRHFFSILLKSLVIPLAVQFIRKNLNKWKQKTLEATQKLDQQSKDIAQPIINRLYNSFEDKIEEYSQENKINVDEELNALGQLDKDKQDIEKLEQQEKALLQ